The Herminiimonas arsenitoxidans sequence GGCGAGAGTTGACACTAGGCATCTTTAGCTTATCTTCATTTTTCTTGCTTTTTTGATAAAGCATGCCATCCTGATTCGATTACCCAGTGCACTATTTGCATTTGGGTAAGTCGAGTGCATAGCCATGTGTAGGTCTCGTATCTGCAGCAGCGCTATAAGTTAAAAATCACAATTGCTTGCAAACGACGAAGTGGAAACATGATTAAATTTTTCGCAAATAAATCATTTATCTGACTGTGTCGCAGCCCAGGTGCGCACCGTCTCTTTCCATCTCTTTCAGGGAGTTGTCATGAAACAATACGGTGCGGAGTTCTTCGGGACTTTCTGGCTAGTGCTCGGCGGATGCGGCAGTGCGGTTCTGGCCGCTGGTTTTCCCACTCTTGGTATCGGTTTTCTCGGCGTGGCGGCTGCGTTTGGTTTGACGGTGCTGACGATGGCGTTTGCCATAGGCCATATCTCCGGCTGTCATCTCAATCCGGCCGTTTCTATCGGTCTGTGGGCTGGCGGTCGTTTCCCTGCGAATAAACTCTTGCCTTACATCGTGGCGCAAGTGCTGGGTGGCATCGTCGCCGGTGGTGTGCTGTACATCATTGCCAGCGGCACCGCAGGTTTTGACGTTGCCAAGGGATTTGCGTCCAACGGTTATGGCGAACATTCGCCAGGCGGTTATTCGCTACAGGCTGCCTTGGTTTGTGAAGTGGTGATGACGATGTTTTTCCTCTTGGTCATTCTTGGCGCAACGGACAAACGTGCACCAGCCGGTTTTGCGCCGATTCCAATTGGTTTGGCATTGACCCTGATACATCTCATCTCGATCCCGGTTACGAACACCTCTGTTAATCCTGCGCGTAGTACGGGTGTGGCGGTGTACGTCGGCGGTTGGGCGACAGGTCAGCTTTGGCTCTTCTGGGTCGCACCTATCATCGGTGCTTTGCTGGGTGCTTTGATTTATCGCTGGATAGGTAACGAGAAAAACGCCTAGGCTTGATCTGTGCTGGCATGTGGCGAGTGTTGAAAACTTGCCACATGCCGTATCAGTGTTCTTAATCATCTCGGTTTGAATGCGCCCCTGACTCGCATTAGGAAATAGATGTGTGTGGCTAAGCACAGGCTAAACGCGCTATTTGTGTGCGGGATTGTTCCGGAATATGGCGGAATAGCACTAAAAAGATGCGCTGACACTATGTGGTGTCCAAAATCAGGCGTGAAGGGCATCTACTGCTCTGGTTTTTAAATCCATCAAAAGTGACATGTTACTTGTCGCTCTCTGCTTCTTCCTCCTTATTTTCAGTTACTGGCACCAAGTTTGCTTAACGTAGTGTGATCAGTAAAAACTGCAGGTTTGTTTCAAGCCCGTTCGATCGATATTCTTCAACCCTTGACAAATGTTTTTATGGGGCTTAACTTACGCTTAAATCTGACATGTCAGTAATAGACATGCTTATTTGAAGGGCGCAAAGAGGTTCCATAACTACATCGGAGACATTTATGAATCGCATCAGTACAACCAGCTCGAGTTTGTCGAGCAGCACCAGATGGTGGCAGCTCTTCTTTGGCGTCGTCGCCATGATGGCTATCTCCAGCCCGCAATATGTATGGGCTTTGTTTACAACTGAATTAACAGCGTCGCTGGGCGCATCGCTGACGGAAGTACAGGTCACCTTTGCGATCCTGATCGTGGCGCAAACGTTTTTGTCGCCATTCCAGGGTTTTCTGATCGATAAGTTCGGCCCGCGTATGTTGCTATCTGCCGGTGCGATCTTGACGGCATTGAGCTGGGTGTTGGCATCGACCGCGACCAGCGTGTGGGGCCTGTACTTTAGCTACGGCTTATTGGGTGGTGTTGGTACCGGCATTATCTACGTAGGTGTCGTTGGTCTGATGGTGCAATGGTTTCCGGACAAGCGCGGCTTTGCTGTTGGCATGGTTGCAGCGGGTTATGGCTTCGGCGCGATTCTGACGACGTTCGCCATTTCCAGCAGCATCAAATCGGCTGGTGTCTCAAGCACCTTGATGACTTTCGGTTTGATCATCGGTGTAGTTGGCTTCCTGGCTGCGCAAGGTATGCGCCGTCCACGAGCAGATGAAGTGGCTACGCTGGCTGTGCAACACACATCAACGAGCCCGAATCTGGAGTCGAAGCACGGCTATAAATCGAGTGAGATGCTGAAGAAGCCAGTGTTCTGGTTGATGTTCATCATGATGACGATGATGTCGACTTCAGGCTTGATGGTGATTTCGCAAATGGGTGCATTCGCTAAAGACTTCGGTGTGCACGATGCGATGGTATTCGGTATGGCAGCCTTGCCGCTGGCATTGACGATAGATCGTTTTGCGAATGGTTTGACGCGTCCGTTCTTTGGTTGGGTCTCTGATCGTATTGGTCGTGAAAACACCATGTTCATCGCTTTCGGTATGGAAGGTGTCGCGATGACCTTGTGGTTGATGACGACTGATAACCCTGTGTTGTTCGTCTTGTTATCTGGTGTCGTGTTTTTCGGTTGGGGCGAAATTTTCTCGCTGTTCCCATCGATCTTGACGGATACCTTTGGTACCAAGCATGCAACGACCAACTACGGTTTCTTGTACATGGCACAGGGCGTAGGTTCAGTCCTGGGTGGTCCATTGGCAGCGATGATGCATGAAGCAACGGGTTCGTGGACGCCGGTGTTTATGACGGTGATCGGCATGGATTTTATGACTGCTATTCTGGCTTTGGTTATTCTCAAGCCTATGCGTCGCAAATTCCTTGCTGATACCAAGAAGGAAATGGAAATGAGCAGCGCTGCTGCGCCTGCTTTCAAGTAATACCGATTTTCCGGAGCCGGCGTTGAGTCGGCTTCGGAAAAACGTTTAGGGATTGCCCGGAGTTCGCCGGGCAATACTGTTTTTATTTATCGATCCAAAAGGGTTTTATGCTGAATACTACCAACGCAACACGTGGCATGGCCGTTGCGCCGCATTCATTGGCTGCACAGGCAGCTTTGTCGGTTCTGCAGGATGGCGGCAACGCCATTGAGGCAATGGTCGCCGCCGCGTCGACGATTGCTGTTGTCTATCCCCATATGAACGGCATTGGTGGTGACGGTTTCTGGGTGGTGTCGGAACCGGGCAAACCGGTCGTCGCGATTGAAGCTTGCGGCGTGGTCGGCGCAGGCGTCTCGCTTGATTACTATAAAGAACGCAAGCTGGATACGATCCCGATGCGCGGCCCGGTCGCGGCCAACACGATGGCTGGTACCGTCGGTGGCTGGCAGGAAGCATTGAACATCAGCGCCGGCTGGGGCGGTAAATTGGCATTGAATCGTTTGCTGGGCGATGCGATTCATTATGCGGAAAACGGTATCCCGGTCACACCTTCGCAATACGCGAGCACTTCGGCCAAGTTGAAGGAACTGGTTAATCAGCCAGGCTTTGCCGATACCTTCCTGGTCGATGGCAAGGCGCCAGAAGCAGGTAGCCGCTTCGTGCAAAAACGCATGGGCAAGACTTTGCGTACGCTGGCCGAACAAGGTCTGGATAGTTTTTATCGTGGTGAACTGGCGAAAGAAATCGCCGCAGATTTGGCTGAAGTCGGTTGCCCGATCACCTTGCAGGATTTGAATAACTATCACGCACGCACTGGTGTGCCTATGCATCTGAAGCACAGCCTCGGTGATGTCTACAATACGGCGCCGCCTACACAGGGTGTGATTTCGCTGGCGATTATCGGCATCCTCGATCGCCTGAATATCGGACAGTACAAGGAAGACAGTCTGGAATACATCCATTTGGTAGTGGAAGCGACCAAACAGGCTTTCGCAATTCGCGATCGTTACGTGATCGATCCGGCGTATATGGAGATCGATCCGCAAAGCATATTGACTGATGAATTCCTCGCCCCTTATGTCGCCAAGATCCGTGTCGACAAAGCTTTGCCTTGGGGCCAAGGCAAAGGACCTGGCGACACAATCTGGATGGGCGTGATCGACGGCGAAGGACGTGCGGTTTCCTTCATTCAAAGTATTTATCATGAGTTCGGCAGCGGCGTGGTCTTGCCGCGCACCG is a genomic window containing:
- a CDS encoding gamma-glutamyltransferase family protein; this translates as MLNTTNATRGMAVAPHSLAAQAALSVLQDGGNAIEAMVAAASTIAVVYPHMNGIGGDGFWVVSEPGKPVVAIEACGVVGAGVSLDYYKERKLDTIPMRGPVAANTMAGTVGGWQEALNISAGWGGKLALNRLLGDAIHYAENGIPVTPSQYASTSAKLKELVNQPGFADTFLVDGKAPEAGSRFVQKRMGKTLRTLAEQGLDSFYRGELAKEIAADLAEVGCPITLQDLNNYHARTGVPMHLKHSLGDVYNTAPPTQGVISLAIIGILDRLNIGQYKEDSLEYIHLVVEATKQAFAIRDRYVIDPAYMEIDPQSILTDEFLAPYVAKIRVDKALPWGQGKGPGDTIWMGVIDGEGRAVSFIQSIYHEFGSGVVLPRTGINWQNRGCSFSLDPQHLNVLVPGKKPFHTLNPALARFKDGRTMVYGTMGGDGQPQTQAAVFTRYAVFGQAVQQAITAPRWLLGRTWGQSSDSLKLESRFAPEIIDGLRALGHEVDVIGEFDEMVGHAAAIVRDADGIFAGGFDPRSNGIAAGF
- the aqpZ gene encoding aquaporin Z, with the translated sequence MKQYGAEFFGTFWLVLGGCGSAVLAAGFPTLGIGFLGVAAAFGLTVLTMAFAIGHISGCHLNPAVSIGLWAGGRFPANKLLPYIVAQVLGGIVAGGVLYIIASGTAGFDVAKGFASNGYGEHSPGGYSLQAALVCEVVMTMFFLLVILGATDKRAPAGFAPIPIGLALTLIHLISIPVTNTSVNPARSTGVAVYVGGWATGQLWLFWVAPIIGALLGALIYRWIGNEKNA
- the oxlT gene encoding oxalate/formate MFS antiporter, giving the protein MNRISTTSSSLSSSTRWWQLFFGVVAMMAISSPQYVWALFTTELTASLGASLTEVQVTFAILIVAQTFLSPFQGFLIDKFGPRMLLSAGAILTALSWVLASTATSVWGLYFSYGLLGGVGTGIIYVGVVGLMVQWFPDKRGFAVGMVAAGYGFGAILTTFAISSSIKSAGVSSTLMTFGLIIGVVGFLAAQGMRRPRADEVATLAVQHTSTSPNLESKHGYKSSEMLKKPVFWLMFIMMTMMSTSGLMVISQMGAFAKDFGVHDAMVFGMAALPLALTIDRFANGLTRPFFGWVSDRIGRENTMFIAFGMEGVAMTLWLMTTDNPVLFVLLSGVVFFGWGEIFSLFPSILTDTFGTKHATTNYGFLYMAQGVGSVLGGPLAAMMHEATGSWTPVFMTVIGMDFMTAILALVILKPMRRKFLADTKKEMEMSSAAAPAFK